The Streptococcus sp. DTU_2020_1001019_1_SI_AUS_MUR_006 sequence ATGACAAGAAAGTAAAAATCTTCAAGAAGCGAACAGCGTCAGCATCCATGACGTTCATCCAGAATTGGTACATTTCGTATGGAGAAGTCTTTTCAGGGTTGAGCCAAACAGCATTCCCTTCTGATTTACCAAATTTCTTACCGGTTGCGTCTGTGATGAGTGGGACAGTAATTACGTGACCAGTCTTGTCAGCCTTACGACGAAGCAACTCAGTGCCAGCTGTCATGTTTCCCCATTGGTCAGAACCACCGATTTGAAGGGTTACATTGTGTTCTTGGTTGAGGACAAAGAAGTCGTAACCTTGCATGATTTGGTAGGCAAACTCAGTGTAAGAAATCCCTGTTTCAATCCGTTTCTTCACAGACTCCTTGCTCATCATGTAGTTGACAGTGAAGTATTTTCCGATATCACGGAGGAAGTCAATGAAGCTGATGCTGCCAAACCAGTCGTAGTTGTTGACCATGACAGCTTTATTTTCACCATTTTCAAAGTCGAGAAAGCGAGAAAGTTGTCCTTGGATAGACTTGACCCAGCCATCTACTGTGTCTTTTGTTTGGAGACTACGTTCAGCATCTTTGAAGGACGGATCTCCGATGAGACCTGTAGCACCGCCAACGAGCGCATATGGTTTGTGACCTGCTAACTGCAAACGACGACTTGTCAAGATTGCGACAAGGTGACCTAGGTGAAGGCTGTCAGCAGTTGGATCGTAGCCAGTATAATAAGAAACTTGACCTTCTTCTAGGGCTTTACGCAAAGCTTCTTCATCAGTCGTTTGAAAAATCAAACCACGCTCTTTTAGCTCATCAAAAATGTGCATGTGTCTTTTCTCCTTTTAAAATATTGTTTCTACCTATTTTACCACAAACTTGGCAAATAACCTAGTAAAATCGGGAAGAAAGTTGCTACTCGGACTTTTTTGGAAACGAGTGAAATATGGTATAATAGCACTAGCTTATACTCAATGAAAATCAAAGAGCAAACTAGGAAGCTAGCCGAAGGTTGCTCAAACCACCGTTTTGAGGTTGTGGATAGAACTGACGAAGTCAGTAACACATATACGGCAAGACGAGACTGACGTGGTTTGAAGAGATTTTTGAAGAGTATTGTTTTCAGAGAAATAGATAAAAATAGTTAAGAAAGGGGCTGAAAAATGTCTCATATTATTGAATTGCCAGAAGTCTTGGCCAATCAAATCGCGGCAGGAGAAGTTATCGAACGCCCTGCTAGTGTAGTCAAGGAGCTAGTTGAAAACGCCATCGATGCTGGCTCAAGCCAGATTATCGTTGAGATTGAAGAAGCTGGTCTTAAGAAAATCCAAATCACAGATAATGGTCACGGGATTGCCCACGATGAGGTCGAGTTAGCCCTCCGTCGTCATGCCACTAGTAAGATAAAAAATCAGGCAGATCTCTTTCGGATTCGGACCCTCGGTTTTCGTGGTGAAGCTCTGCCTTCTATTGCTTCTGTCAGTGTTTTGACTCTTTTAACAGCGGTGGATGGTACAAGTCACGGGACCAAGCTAGTGGCTCGTGGGGGAGAAGTTGAGGAAATCATTCCAGCGACCAGTCCTGTGGGGACTAAGGTTTGTGTGGAAGATCTATTTTTCAACACACCAGCTCGTCTCAAGTATATGAAGAGTCAGCAGGCGGAGTTGTCTCACATCATTGATATTGTCAATCGTCTGGGGCTAGCCCATCCGGAGATTTCTTTTAGCCTGATTAGCGATGGCAAGGAAATGACACGAACAGCTGGTACGGGTCAACTGCGTCAAGCCATTGCTGGAATTTATGGTTTAGCCAGTGCTAAAAAGATGGTTGAGATTGAGAATTCTGACCTAGACTTTGAAATTTCAGGCTTTGTCTCATTGCCGGAATTGACGAGGGCTAATCGCAACTATATCAGTCTTTTTATCAATGGCCGTTATATCAAAAACTTCCTACTCAATCGTGCCATTTTAGATGGTTACGGTAGCAAGCTCATGGTGGGGCGTTTTCCGCTAGCTGTTATTCACATCCATATCGATCCTTATCTAGCAGATG is a genomic window containing:
- the tyrS gene encoding tyrosine--tRNA ligase, whose protein sequence is MHIFDELKERGLIFQTTDEEALRKALEEGQVSYYTGYDPTADSLHLGHLVAILTSRRLQLAGHKPYALVGGATGLIGDPSFKDAERSLQTKDTVDGWVKSIQGQLSRFLDFENGENKAVMVNNYDWFGSISFIDFLRDIGKYFTVNYMMSKESVKKRIETGISYTEFAYQIMQGYDFFVLNQEHNVTLQIGGSDQWGNMTAGTELLRRKADKTGHVITVPLITDATGKKFGKSEGNAVWLNPEKTSPYEMYQFWMNVMDADAVRFLKIFTFLSLDEIEDIRKQFEAAPHERLAQKVLAREVVTLVHGEEAYKEALNITEQLFAGNIKNLSVKELKQGLRGVPNYQVQADENHNIVELLVSSGVVNSKRQAREDVQNGAIYVNGDRIQDLDYVLGDADKLENELTVIRRGKKKYFVLTY